One Ranitomeya imitator isolate aRanImi1 chromosome 1, aRanImi1.pri, whole genome shotgun sequence DNA window includes the following coding sequences:
- the LOC138639633 gene encoding coxsackievirus and adenovirus receptor-like, producing MGDLWATWWVILGFMPALLGAITIQESSTETILLPKGDSVTLGCTYVTDPSETGALDIEWSQMNPDSTGLDKVILTYMDNVVVSKGPPGLMNRLTFKNANPSQGDASITITYLEVGDSGTFQCKVKKNPGVASRKVTLVIQEVPSNPRCFIEGDHSKGSDAILKCKPSEGTPPLTYKWEKIAGSSNPATPVLNMAPVTGDLLIKNISEVYAGVYQCTVGNKVGSGQCVVDLTITAGNRTGIIIGAVFGALLLLLLLLLLIWCLICCCNKRRYEKELANDIREDVAAPPSNSNSRASSIRTAAGYRPHHISYSLRRDYNAAPRDEPSAPSLIGSDVSKVKFESPVPTPEPVFLVPELNHKHNPYNIQRVGGIPVMVPAQSREGFIV from the exons CATTACTGGGTGCCATTACTATACAAGAGTCAAGTACTGAGACCATTCTCCTACCTAAAGGAGACAGCGTGACACTGGGCTGTACTTATGTCACAGACCCCTCAGAAACTGGAGCTTTGGATATTGAGTGGTCGCAGATGAACCCGGACAGCACAGGACTGGATAAAGTG ATTCTTACCTACATGGACAATGTTGTGGTGTCAAAAGGTCCTCCGGGTCTCATGAATAGACTGACTTTTAAAAATGCGAATCCTAGTCAGGGCGATGCCTCTATCACAATCACCTATCTGGAAGTTGGAGACTCTGGGACCTTCCAATGCAAGGTGAAGAAGAACCCTGGGGTGGCCTCAAGGAAAGTTACATTAGTTATCCAAG AGGTCCCCTCAAATCCTCGTTGTTTTATCGAAGGTGATCATAGCAAGGGAAGTGATGCTATTTTGAAGTGCAAACCAAGTGAAGGAACCCCACCCCTGACTTACAAATGGGAGAAGATTGCTGGGTCCTCTAACCCAGCCACCCCGGTTCTGAACATGG CTCCTGTGACCGGAGATTTACTAATCAAGAATATCTCTGAGGTGTATGCAGGAGTATACCAATGTACGGTGGGAAACAAGGTGGGAAGCGGACAATGTGTGGTTGACTTAACTATAACCGCAG GTAACCGTACAGGGATCATTATTGGAGCAGTGTTTGGTGCTTTGCTCCTCTTGCTGTTACTTCTCCTCCTCATATGGTGTCTGATCTGTTGCTGCAACAAGAGACGCTACGAGAAAGAGTTGGCCAATGACATAAG AGAGGATGTTGCTGCTCCTCCAAGTAACTCCAACAGCCGTGCCAGCAGTATCCGGACTGCTGCTGGCTACCGACCGCACCACATCAGCTACTCCCTTCGACGGGACTACAATGCGGCACCAAGAGATGAACCTTCTGCTCCTTCCTTGATCGGCAGTGATGTCTCAAAAGTCAAATTCGAGAGCCCGGTTCCTACTCCTGAACCAGTCTTCCTTGTTCCAGAACTAAATCATAAACATAACCCATATAATATCCAGAGAGTCGGAGGCATACCAGTGATGGTGCCGGCACAGTCTCGAGAGGGTTTCATCGTTTGA